Proteins co-encoded in one Kutzneria chonburiensis genomic window:
- a CDS encoding aldo/keto reductase, which translates to MEQRVLGRTGRAVSVVGLGTWQLGADWGSVDERDALAVLESSVEAGVTFFDTADVYGDGRSEQLIGRFLRERPDSGVFVATKMGRREPQEVERYNLDNFRAWNDRSRANLGVDTLDLVQLHCPPTVTYSTDRVFDALDTMVDEGRIASYGVSVETVDEALTAIAREHVASVQIILNAFRLKPLERVLPAAADAGVGIIARVPLASGLLSGRYTHDSVFSADDHRNYNRRGEAFDVGETFSGVDYDNGVEAAREFAALIPAGTTPAQAALRWIIQQPGVSTVIPGARNVEQAKANAGAADGPELDADTLKAIAELYDRRIRPQVHDRW; encoded by the coding sequence ATGGAGCAACGGGTATTGGGCCGCACCGGCCGTGCGGTGTCCGTGGTCGGGCTGGGCACGTGGCAGCTGGGCGCGGACTGGGGCTCGGTCGACGAGCGGGACGCGCTGGCCGTGCTGGAGTCGTCCGTCGAGGCCGGGGTCACCTTCTTCGACACCGCCGACGTCTACGGCGACGGCCGCAGCGAGCAGCTGATCGGCCGGTTCCTGCGTGAGCGCCCGGATTCCGGGGTGTTCGTGGCGACCAAGATGGGCCGCCGCGAGCCGCAGGAGGTCGAGCGCTACAACCTGGACAACTTCCGCGCCTGGAACGACCGGTCGCGGGCCAACCTCGGCGTCGACACGCTGGACCTGGTCCAGCTGCACTGCCCGCCGACCGTCACGTACTCGACCGACCGGGTCTTCGACGCGCTGGACACGATGGTCGACGAGGGCCGGATCGCGTCGTACGGCGTGAGCGTCGAAACTGTCGATGAGGCACTGACGGCGATCGCACGGGAGCACGTGGCCAGCGTGCAGATCATCCTCAACGCCTTCCGCCTCAAGCCGCTGGAGCGCGTGCTGCCGGCCGCCGCGGACGCCGGTGTCGGCATCATCGCCCGGGTTCCGTTGGCGTCCGGCCTGCTGTCCGGGCGCTACACGCACGACTCCGTGTTCAGCGCCGACGACCACCGCAACTACAACCGCCGTGGCGAGGCGTTCGACGTCGGCGAGACCTTCTCCGGCGTGGACTACGACAACGGCGTGGAGGCGGCCCGCGAGTTCGCGGCTTTGATCCCGGCCGGCACCACCCCGGCGCAGGCCGCGCTGCGCTGGATCATCCAGCAGCCCGGCGTCAGCACCGTCATCCCCGGCGCGCGCAACGTCGAGCAGGCCAAGGCCAACGCCGGCGCGGCCGACGGGCCCGAGCTGGACGCCGACACGCTCAAGGCGATCGCCGAGCTCTACGACCGTCGGATCCGGCCGCAGGTGCACGACCGCTGGTGA
- a CDS encoding MarR family winged helix-turn-helix transcriptional regulator — translation MDPSLVAAVRGFNRTVTQRIGALNDHYMGGARPLGEARLLWEIGDGRDVRTLRAALGLDSGYLSRLLRALEADGLVTVTADDADRRVRVARLTAVGRKEREDLDRRSDDAAAAILAPLTERQQQRLVAAMAEVSRLMRAGAVEIEAVDPAHPDVQACFEAYFEDITVLFEDGFSRAAVLDPVVDVVLLARLGEEAVGCLALYEPEPGVCEVKRMWIHASTRGLGLGRRLLVEAESLSRQRGATAMRLETNRSLTEAIALYRSAGFVEVPPFNAEPHAHHWFRKEL, via the coding sequence ATGGATCCGAGCTTGGTGGCGGCGGTCCGTGGCTTCAACCGCACGGTGACGCAGCGGATCGGCGCGCTCAACGACCACTACATGGGCGGCGCCCGGCCGCTGGGCGAGGCTCGGCTGCTGTGGGAGATCGGCGACGGCCGCGACGTGCGCACGCTGCGTGCCGCGCTCGGGCTGGACTCCGGCTACCTGAGCCGGCTGCTGCGCGCGTTGGAGGCCGACGGCCTGGTCACCGTGACGGCCGACGATGCCGACCGCCGGGTGCGCGTGGCCCGGCTGACGGCCGTGGGCCGGAAGGAGCGCGAGGACCTCGACCGCCGCAGCGACGACGCGGCGGCGGCCATCCTCGCCCCGTTGACCGAACGTCAGCAGCAGCGCCTGGTCGCCGCGATGGCCGAGGTGTCGCGGCTGATGCGGGCCGGCGCGGTCGAGATCGAGGCCGTCGACCCGGCCCATCCCGATGTGCAGGCGTGTTTCGAGGCGTACTTCGAGGACATCACCGTGCTGTTCGAGGACGGCTTCTCCCGCGCCGCCGTGCTCGACCCGGTGGTGGACGTCGTGTTGCTGGCCCGACTCGGCGAGGAAGCCGTCGGCTGCCTGGCGTTGTATGAGCCGGAACCCGGCGTGTGCGAGGTCAAGCGTATGTGGATCCACGCCTCGACTCGCGGCCTCGGTCTGGGCCGGCGACTGCTGGTCGAGGCGGAATCCCTTTCCCGGCAACGAGGTGCGACCGCGATGCGGCTGGAGACCAACCGCTCGCTGACCGAGGCCATCGCGCTGTACCGGTCGGCCGGGTTCGTCGAGGTGCCGCCGTTCAACGCCGAACCGCACGCCCATCACTGGTTCCGCAAGGAGCTGTAG
- a CDS encoding nuclear transport factor 2 family protein, with protein sequence MTTNKDRLRDVYTAVSAGDPQPLLAALADDVEWTIIGSTRLSGTFRGKQEVLDGLLRPLASRLAGPIRFTFDRFIADGDDVVMLATAEAMAVTGKPYNNTYCIVATFEDGRIRRMTDYVDTELITAALFTSP encoded by the coding sequence ATGACGACCAACAAGGACCGGCTCCGCGACGTGTACACGGCGGTCTCGGCCGGCGACCCGCAGCCGCTGCTGGCGGCGCTGGCCGACGACGTGGAGTGGACGATCATCGGCAGCACCAGGCTGTCGGGCACGTTCCGCGGCAAGCAGGAGGTGCTGGACGGGCTGTTACGGCCGTTGGCCTCGCGGCTGGCCGGCCCGATCCGGTTCACGTTCGACCGGTTCATCGCGGACGGCGACGACGTGGTGATGCTGGCGACGGCCGAGGCGATGGCGGTGACCGGAAAGCCCTACAACAACACGTACTGCATCGTGGCGACGTTCGAGGACGGCAGGATCCGCCGGATGACCGACTACGTGGACACGGAGCTGATCACGGCGGCATTGTTCACCAGTCCCTGA
- a CDS encoding AfsR/SARP family transcriptional regulator has translation MRFQLLGDIQVTVDGEPVDVGPVRQRSVLAALLVDVNEAVSTDQLVDRVWGDEPPASARGTLASYLTRLRQALPDVTIERVRGGQRLVADPLTVDIVEFRAHIEAGRYGKALELWHDEPLGGLSTPWASRLRAKLADEAFVAVLDLADEHFAGGRYAEALPWLTSVAGDHPLDERLTGQLMRALAAIGRQADALQQYERLRRQLAEELGVDPRPELQDQYQRILHGEMPSQGPVPQQLLSPPRDFVGRTAELARLDETGGVVVVSGAGGIGKTWLALHWAHRDAHRFPDGQLYVNLRGFDPSGRPVSAERVLRGFLEGLGVASSAVPGEVESQAALYRSLLADRRMLVLLDNAADSAQVVPLLPGGSSTVIVTSRDQLTGLITTHGARYLAVDTLPPEAARALLAARIGADRVAAEPDAVTELVERCAGLPLALSIVAGRAQSYPEFPLAALADELREAGLNALDEDDELASLRAALSASADTLKPPEAQLFALLGHVPGLDISKAAADALIDGNARRPLRALERVSLVQQHVPGRYRMHDLIRLYAAEQFMSDRDAALTRLVTYYTHGMYAVDRALFPHRGAPALPLVSEVAHDDPWEWFRAEHACAAAAGRLAAELGLHEHVWQLAWYAAPMRWRASYVQDSLDAWRLAISAAEALDHTAALAQAYRSLGTATAQLSRYDEALPPLRHALELMERSGSELNIAIAHSALAHALHNSRRYREALPHAEQSLAILARLDVTVLAAQARCQVGEILVQLDEHEAGLEYLEQALAVFREHGDTDSEAIVVGDIARALFRGGRAAEALPMYETARDMYASSGIDFHLVWILDELGDVRQAVGDPAGAAECWREAMRRCLLQHRHDQAATIRAKLARSTLSD, from the coding sequence GTGCGGTTCCAGCTGCTCGGCGACATCCAGGTCACGGTCGACGGAGAGCCGGTGGACGTGGGGCCGGTGCGGCAGCGCAGCGTGTTGGCCGCGCTGCTGGTCGACGTGAACGAGGCCGTGTCCACGGACCAGCTCGTGGACCGTGTGTGGGGTGACGAGCCGCCGGCGTCGGCGCGTGGCACGCTCGCCTCCTACCTGACACGGCTGCGGCAGGCGCTACCCGACGTCACCATCGAACGGGTCCGCGGCGGCCAGCGGCTGGTGGCCGATCCCCTGACGGTCGACATCGTCGAGTTCCGTGCGCACATCGAGGCCGGCCGCTACGGCAAGGCGCTGGAGCTCTGGCACGACGAGCCGCTGGGCGGCCTGTCGACGCCGTGGGCGTCCAGGCTGCGCGCGAAGCTGGCCGACGAGGCGTTCGTCGCCGTGCTGGATCTGGCCGACGAGCACTTCGCCGGCGGCCGCTACGCGGAAGCGCTGCCCTGGCTGACCTCGGTGGCCGGGGACCACCCGCTGGACGAGCGCCTGACCGGCCAGCTGATGCGGGCGCTGGCCGCTATCGGCCGGCAGGCCGACGCGTTGCAGCAGTACGAGCGACTGCGCCGGCAACTGGCCGAGGAGCTGGGCGTGGACCCGAGGCCGGAGCTTCAGGACCAGTACCAGCGCATTCTGCACGGTGAAATGCCGTCGCAGGGCCCTGTGCCGCAGCAGCTGCTGAGCCCGCCGCGCGACTTCGTCGGCCGGACGGCCGAGCTGGCCCGGCTGGACGAGACCGGCGGCGTGGTCGTCGTTTCCGGCGCCGGCGGCATCGGCAAGACCTGGCTGGCGCTGCATTGGGCCCACCGCGACGCACACCGCTTCCCCGACGGGCAGCTGTACGTCAACCTACGCGGCTTCGACCCGTCCGGACGGCCCGTGAGCGCGGAGCGGGTGCTGCGCGGCTTCCTGGAGGGCCTGGGCGTGGCGTCCTCGGCCGTGCCCGGCGAGGTCGAGTCGCAGGCCGCGCTGTACCGGAGCCTGCTGGCCGATCGTCGGATGCTGGTGCTGCTCGACAACGCCGCCGACTCGGCACAGGTGGTGCCCCTGCTGCCGGGCGGATCGTCCACGGTGATCGTGACCAGCCGCGACCAGCTGACCGGCCTCATCACGACCCACGGGGCGCGCTATCTCGCCGTGGACACGCTGCCGCCGGAGGCCGCGCGGGCGCTGTTGGCCGCACGGATCGGCGCGGACCGCGTGGCCGCTGAGCCCGACGCCGTGACAGAGCTGGTGGAGCGCTGCGCCGGCTTGCCGCTGGCGCTGAGCATCGTGGCCGGCCGTGCGCAGTCCTACCCGGAGTTCCCGCTCGCGGCGCTGGCCGACGAGCTTCGGGAGGCCGGGCTCAACGCCCTCGACGAGGACGACGAGCTGGCCAGCCTGCGGGCCGCGCTGTCGGCCTCGGCCGACACGCTCAAGCCGCCGGAGGCGCAGCTGTTCGCGCTGCTCGGGCACGTCCCCGGCCTGGACATCAGCAAGGCCGCGGCCGATGCGCTGATCGACGGGAACGCCCGCCGGCCGCTCCGCGCGCTGGAACGGGTTTCGCTGGTGCAGCAGCACGTCCCCGGCCGCTATCGCATGCACGACCTGATCCGCCTGTACGCCGCCGAGCAGTTCATGAGCGACCGTGACGCAGCGCTGACCCGGCTGGTCACGTACTACACGCACGGCATGTACGCCGTGGATCGGGCGCTGTTCCCGCACCGTGGCGCGCCGGCGCTGCCGCTGGTCTCGGAGGTGGCGCACGACGACCCGTGGGAGTGGTTCCGCGCCGAGCACGCGTGCGCCGCAGCCGCCGGACGCCTCGCCGCGGAGCTGGGTCTGCACGAGCACGTGTGGCAGCTGGCCTGGTACGCGGCGCCCATGCGCTGGCGCGCCAGCTACGTGCAGGACAGCCTCGACGCGTGGCGGCTGGCGATCTCGGCGGCCGAGGCCCTCGACCACACGGCCGCGCTGGCGCAGGCGTATCGCAGCCTCGGCACCGCCACCGCCCAGCTGTCCCGCTACGACGAGGCCCTGCCGCCGCTGCGGCACGCGCTGGAGTTGATGGAGCGCAGCGGTTCCGAGTTGAACATCGCCATCGCGCACAGCGCACTGGCCCACGCGCTGCACAATTCCCGCCGCTACCGCGAGGCGCTGCCGCACGCCGAGCAGAGCCTGGCGATCCTGGCGCGGCTCGACGTGACGGTGCTGGCGGCGCAGGCGCGCTGCCAGGTCGGCGAGATCCTGGTGCAGCTGGACGAGCACGAGGCCGGCCTCGAGTACCTCGAGCAGGCGCTGGCCGTCTTCCGCGAGCACGGCGACACCGACAGCGAGGCCATCGTGGTCGGTGACATCGCCCGCGCCCTGTTCCGCGGCGGCCGGGCGGCGGAGGCGCTGCCGATGTACGAGACGGCCCGGGACATGTACGCCAGCAGCGGCATCGACTTCCACCTGGTGTGGATCCTCGACGAGCTCGGCGACGTGCGGCAGGCGGTGGGTGACCCGGCCGGGGCGGCCGAGTGCTGGCGGGAGGCGATGCGGCGGTGCCTGCTCCAGCACCGCCACGACCAGGCCGCGACGATCCGGGCCAAGCTGGCGCGATCGACTTTATCTGACTAA
- a CDS encoding GH25 family lysozyme, whose translation MVIKALLAGLMLTAATTGAAVGVAPAGAAVCGHSTAQTSIKQGATGAEVEEAQCQLNLATKASRYTPIAADGTFGPGTEARVRVFQQCAGLSVDGVVGPNTWAALGTWATHVHKCSTTGTATAAQAVVCGHSTAQPTLKQGASGADVLEAQCRLNLAMEPGHYPLLTIDGNFGGGTQDRVEDFQRCTGLSADGVLGPNTWAKLADWSSRNLYCTPHKPSGYAIDGIDTAKYQHPGGAAINWAAVRASGVEFATVKATRGTNVTDDFLATDLPAARNAGLDVAPYHYYTASAPDTGAAQADRFIAAVRATGYTGQRAGDLPPVFDFERADDGTGRCPVYGTVADAKAWLDKVQAAFGKKPIIYTQKAVLDDCYGATTAFGGYPMQLADYRSSITAPPLPAGSSTWLMWQYTDAAIPDGLSAPSTGDVFNGTQADLDRLANK comes from the coding sequence ATGGTCATCAAGGCACTCCTGGCCGGATTGATGCTGACGGCGGCGACAACGGGTGCGGCTGTGGGGGTCGCACCCGCTGGCGCCGCCGTCTGCGGACACAGCACCGCGCAGACCTCCATCAAGCAGGGCGCCACCGGCGCCGAGGTGGAGGAAGCGCAGTGTCAGCTCAACCTCGCCACCAAGGCGAGCCGCTACACCCCGATCGCCGCCGACGGCACGTTCGGGCCCGGCACGGAGGCCCGCGTGCGGGTGTTCCAGCAGTGCGCCGGCCTCAGCGTCGACGGCGTCGTCGGCCCCAACACGTGGGCGGCGCTCGGCACGTGGGCCACCCACGTGCACAAGTGCTCGACCACCGGCACGGCCACGGCGGCGCAGGCCGTCGTGTGCGGGCACAGCACAGCGCAGCCGACGCTGAAGCAGGGCGCCTCGGGCGCGGACGTGCTGGAGGCGCAGTGCCGCCTCAACCTGGCCATGGAGCCCGGGCACTACCCACTGCTGACGATCGACGGCAACTTCGGTGGCGGCACGCAGGACCGTGTCGAGGACTTCCAGCGCTGCACCGGCCTGAGCGCTGACGGCGTGCTGGGGCCGAACACGTGGGCCAAGCTGGCCGACTGGTCGTCACGCAACCTGTACTGCACGCCGCACAAGCCCAGCGGCTACGCCATCGACGGCATCGACACCGCCAAGTACCAGCACCCCGGCGGAGCTGCGATCAACTGGGCGGCGGTGCGGGCCTCGGGCGTCGAGTTCGCCACCGTGAAGGCCACGCGCGGCACCAACGTGACCGACGACTTCCTGGCCACCGACCTGCCGGCCGCGCGCAACGCGGGCCTGGACGTCGCGCCGTACCACTACTACACCGCCAGCGCCCCCGACACCGGCGCCGCGCAGGCCGACCGCTTCATCGCCGCCGTGCGCGCCACCGGCTACACCGGGCAGCGCGCCGGCGACCTGCCGCCCGTCTTCGACTTCGAGCGTGCGGACGACGGCACCGGCCGCTGCCCGGTCTACGGCACCGTGGCCGACGCCAAGGCGTGGCTGGACAAGGTGCAGGCCGCGTTCGGCAAGAAGCCGATCATCTACACGCAGAAGGCCGTGCTGGACGACTGCTACGGCGCCACCACGGCGTTCGGCGGCTATCCCATGCAGCTGGCCGACTACCGCAGCTCCATCACGGCCCCGCCGCTGCCCGCCGGCTCGTCGACGTGGCTGATGTGGCAGTACACCGACGCCGCGATCCCGGACGGCCTGTCGGCGCCGTCCACCGGCGACGTCTTCAACGGCACCCAGGCGGACCTGGACCGCCTGGCCAACAAGTGA
- a CDS encoding D-Ala-D-Ala carboxypeptidase family metallohydrolase, producing the protein MTFSMSRRAMLRGALVVGAGAVLAPTLLAGTAQAYTWSRTLKQGMSGADVTELQIRVAGWAADHASQSRVGIDGDFGPGTDAAVKRFQAAYGLLVDGEVGANTQAKLNALEQSDGSTTHFNWSDFTDRVSGTFNDGKVSAAAAKENARRLMYKLEALRKKLGDKPITVNSGFRSIQHNKDIGGASDSMHLYGNAADLDVPGVSNKTVYQHAETCGFSGLETWNTDHQHVDSRADLGRAWWWQDGTI; encoded by the coding sequence ATGACCTTCTCCATGAGCCGCCGGGCGATGCTGCGGGGCGCGCTGGTCGTCGGCGCCGGCGCGGTGCTCGCGCCGACGCTGCTGGCCGGCACCGCGCAGGCGTACACCTGGTCGCGCACGCTCAAGCAGGGCATGTCCGGGGCCGACGTGACCGAGCTCCAGATCCGGGTGGCCGGCTGGGCCGCCGACCACGCCAGCCAGAGCCGGGTCGGCATCGACGGCGACTTCGGGCCGGGCACCGACGCCGCGGTCAAGCGCTTCCAGGCCGCCTACGGGCTGCTGGTCGACGGTGAGGTCGGCGCCAACACGCAGGCCAAGCTCAACGCCCTCGAGCAGTCGGACGGCTCGACGACGCACTTCAACTGGAGCGACTTCACCGACCGCGTCAGCGGCACCTTCAACGACGGCAAGGTGAGCGCCGCCGCCGCGAAGGAGAACGCGCGCCGCCTCATGTACAAGCTGGAGGCGCTGCGCAAGAAGCTCGGCGACAAGCCGATCACCGTGAACTCCGGCTTCCGCTCCATCCAGCACAACAAGGACATCGGCGGGGCCAGCGACAGCATGCACCTGTACGGCAACGCCGCCGACCTCGACGTGCCGGGCGTGTCCAACAAGACCGTCTACCAGCACGCCGAGACCTGCGGCTTCTCCGGGCTGGAGACGTGGAACACCGACCACCAGCACGTGGACAGCCGGGCCGACCTCGGCCGCGCGTGGTGGTGGCAGGACGGCACCATCTGA
- a CDS encoding helix-turn-helix domain-containing protein, with protein sequence MIASTQTDKFAAHLRMLKERSGKGFDRLGKQSGASGSSLHRYCSGLSVPPDYRVVHTFAKVCGASAEELRELHQLWALADAERDTPPPPEPPAVDEPPPPRKARKWLTSWYAGVAVAAVVLLAGGLVWVTRGPAAATDPGCQTVSMGEHDDCVNEVQTLLQKANTKISVDSDFGPETLRKVTAFQVLAGLPAKGVVDQATRQALRGGTVSMATWDPQRVERKIREVFTEDPDTAVAIARCASFLDPLYVLPNTNGSRNWGVFQLSDLRLQQQGGTPLKAFDPAWNIETAHRLWAVQHDFHDWPSCQAALTSTTNPSR encoded by the coding sequence GTGATCGCCTCGACGCAGACGGACAAGTTCGCCGCGCACCTACGAATGCTGAAGGAGCGCAGCGGCAAGGGATTCGACCGGTTGGGCAAGCAGTCCGGGGCAAGCGGGTCGAGCCTGCACCGGTACTGCTCGGGCCTGAGCGTGCCGCCGGACTACCGCGTGGTGCACACGTTCGCCAAGGTGTGCGGGGCCAGCGCGGAGGAACTGCGGGAGCTGCACCAGTTGTGGGCGCTGGCCGACGCCGAGCGGGACACGCCACCGCCGCCGGAGCCGCCGGCGGTCGACGAGCCACCGCCGCCGCGGAAAGCGCGAAAATGGCTCACATCCTGGTATGCCGGTGTCGCGGTGGCGGCGGTGGTGCTGCTGGCCGGCGGCCTGGTCTGGGTGACGCGCGGGCCGGCCGCGGCCACCGACCCGGGCTGCCAGACGGTGAGCATGGGCGAGCACGACGACTGCGTGAACGAGGTGCAGACCCTGCTCCAGAAGGCCAACACCAAGATCTCGGTGGACAGTGACTTCGGCCCGGAGACACTGCGCAAGGTCACGGCCTTCCAGGTGCTGGCCGGCCTGCCGGCCAAGGGCGTCGTCGACCAGGCGACCAGGCAGGCGCTGCGTGGCGGCACGGTGTCCATGGCGACGTGGGACCCGCAGCGGGTGGAACGGAAGATCCGCGAGGTGTTCACCGAGGACCCGGACACGGCGGTGGCCATCGCGCGCTGTGCGTCCTTTCTGGATCCGCTCTACGTGTTGCCCAACACCAACGGCAGCCGCAACTGGGGCGTCTTCCAGCTGTCCGACCTCCGTCTCCAACAGCAGGGCGGCACGCCGCTGAAGGCGTTCGACCCGGCCTGGAACATCGAGACGGCGCACCGGTTGTGGGCGGTGCAGCACGACTTCCACGACTGGCCGTCCTGCCAGGCGGCGCTCACCTCGACCACGAACCCGTCGAGGTGA
- a CDS encoding transglutaminase-like domain-containing protein, whose amino-acid sequence MDYATQSRFSDPGRHADWLAGTPADFAALRDIASGLVFHYRAHGDPLDHGFAPARRAEIDLRYAEAMLGRLRELDPTLSGSPRRPTDQILGCCRDSTLLYVTLLRHHGIPARGRVGFAGYLVPGWHLDHVVAELWDGSRWRLVDPDFASLDSVDVLDVPRSSFLVGAEAWRALRSGAVDPSTVAVAPDIAEPFLRGLPYARHNLALDIAAMNKHEMLLWDIWGGMGLDPVVNGSDAVRADRVAGIDPVDAFAEPDLHVPTTIRSRNPDTGDWTEVTLH is encoded by the coding sequence GTGGACTACGCGACGCAGAGCCGTTTCTCCGATCCCGGCCGGCACGCCGACTGGCTGGCCGGCACACCCGCCGACTTCGCCGCGTTGCGGGACATCGCGTCCGGCCTGGTCTTCCACTACCGGGCCCACGGCGACCCCCTCGACCACGGCTTCGCCCCGGCCCGGCGGGCCGAGATCGATCTCCGCTACGCCGAGGCCATGCTCGGCCGGCTCCGGGAGCTCGATCCCACCCTTTCGGGCAGCCCACGCCGCCCCACCGACCAGATTCTCGGCTGCTGCCGGGACTCCACCCTGCTCTACGTCACGCTGCTGCGCCACCACGGGATCCCCGCCCGCGGCCGCGTCGGCTTCGCCGGCTACCTGGTGCCCGGCTGGCACCTCGACCACGTGGTCGCCGAGCTGTGGGACGGTTCTCGGTGGCGGCTCGTCGATCCCGACTTCGCGTCTCTGGACTCGGTCGATGTGCTCGACGTGCCCCGGTCAAGCTTCCTGGTCGGGGCCGAAGCCTGGCGGGCCCTGCGCTCCGGGGCAGTGGATCCCTCTACCGTCGCCGTCGCGCCTGACATCGCCGAGCCGTTCCTGCGGGGTCTCCCCTACGCGCGGCACAACCTCGCCCTCGACATCGCCGCGATGAACAAGCACGAGATGCTGCTGTGGGACATCTGGGGCGGCATGGGCCTCGACCCCGTGGTCAACGGATCAGACGCCGTCCGGGCCGACCGTGTCGCCGGTATCGACCCGGTCGACGCCTTCGCCGAACCGGACCTGCACGTGCCGACGACGATCCGGTCCCGTAATCCCGACACCGGTGATTGGACCGAGGTCACCCTCCACTGA
- a CDS encoding elongation factor G translates to MLNLGVVAHVDAGKTSLTERLLFDSGAIDRLGSVDGGDTTTDGMALERRRGITIRSAVAAFTLADRQVHLIDTPGHTDFVAEVERALGVLDGAILVLSAVEGVQAHTRVLMRTLRAAGVPTILFVNKIDRPGARYEDLLADIRRWLTPAAIPVNFPVELGTKSADAIDRAPDLAWAEVLAERSDDALRSYVDGPDPVLLKEELRVQARQGLVYPVLFGSAVTGAGISALRKAIVDLLPSVDPDVPGELDGVVFAVEHNGGRTAVARLFAGSLATRDRIDGVGVATDVRDARGERIRVRAGGIARIAGLPGLRIGDRLGTNAVKTGPRLRRPTLETVVTAAAPARLFDGLSRLADQDPLIDVRRGPSPGSLVVSLHGDVQREVIAARLAEEFGVVAEFSAPRVACVERLKGVGQAVTYLGETLHVATIGLRVEPGDSVFRLEAERGSLPAAFITAIEETVHATLRQGLHGWPVIECTVTLTHTGYESPVSVAADFRGLTPLVLTEALRRAETVVCEPLEEVELEVPESSMTAVLSTLTRHGGLPRTPLARNGSVTITAVLPTARLREFQRLLPGLTGGEGVLTANFAGYSSLRNQ, encoded by the coding sequence ATGCTCAATCTCGGCGTCGTCGCGCACGTCGACGCCGGCAAGACCAGTCTGACCGAACGCCTGCTGTTCGACTCCGGGGCGATCGACCGCCTCGGTTCGGTCGACGGCGGCGACACCACCACCGACGGCATGGCGCTGGAGCGCCGCCGCGGCATCACGATCCGCTCGGCCGTCGCCGCGTTCACGCTGGCCGACCGCCAGGTGCACCTCATCGACACGCCCGGGCACACCGACTTCGTGGCCGAGGTCGAGCGGGCGCTGGGCGTGCTGGACGGCGCGATCCTGGTGTTGTCGGCCGTGGAAGGTGTGCAGGCCCACACCCGGGTGCTGATGCGGACTCTGCGTGCGGCCGGCGTGCCGACGATCCTGTTCGTGAACAAGATCGACCGGCCGGGCGCGCGGTACGAGGACCTGCTCGCCGACATCCGCCGTTGGCTCACGCCGGCCGCGATCCCGGTGAACTTCCCGGTCGAGCTGGGTACGAAGTCGGCCGACGCGATCGACCGGGCCCCGGATCTGGCCTGGGCCGAAGTGCTGGCCGAACGCAGCGACGATGCCCTGAGGTCCTATGTGGACGGACCAGACCCGGTGCTGCTGAAAGAGGAACTGCGCGTCCAGGCCCGGCAGGGGCTGGTGTACCCGGTGCTGTTCGGTTCGGCGGTCACCGGTGCCGGCATTTCGGCCCTGCGCAAGGCGATCGTCGACCTGCTGCCGTCGGTCGATCCGGACGTGCCGGGCGAGTTGGACGGTGTGGTGTTCGCGGTGGAGCACAACGGCGGCCGCACGGCGGTGGCCCGCCTGTTCGCCGGCTCGTTGGCCACACGGGACCGGATCGACGGCGTCGGTGTCGCGACCGACGTGCGGGACGCGCGAGGCGAGCGAATCCGGGTGCGGGCCGGCGGTATCGCCCGTATCGCCGGCCTGCCTGGCCTGCGCATCGGCGACCGGCTCGGCACGAACGCTGTGAAGACCGGTCCACGATTGCGCCGGCCGACGCTGGAAACCGTGGTGACAGCGGCAGCCCCGGCAAGGCTGTTCGACGGGCTGAGCCGGCTGGCCGACCAGGATCCGCTGATCGACGTGCGACGCGGCCCGAGCCCCGGCAGCCTCGTCGTCTCACTGCACGGCGACGTGCAGCGGGAGGTGATCGCGGCCCGGCTGGCCGAGGAATTCGGTGTGGTGGCGGAGTTCTCCGCGCCGCGGGTGGCGTGCGTCGAACGCCTCAAAGGCGTCGGGCAGGCCGTGACGTACCTGGGGGAGACGCTGCACGTCGCCACCATCGGCCTGCGCGTCGAGCCCGGCGACAGCGTGTTCCGGCTGGAGGCCGAACGCGGATCGCTGCCGGCGGCATTCATCACTGCCATCGAAGAGACTGTGCATGCGACGCTACGCCAGGGCCTGCACGGCTGGCCGGTCATCGAGTGCACGGTCACGTTGACCCACACCGGCTATGAAAGCCCGGTCAGCGTCGCGGCCGACTTCCGTGGGCTGACGCCGCTGGTTCTGACGGAAGCGTTGCGCCGCGCGGAAACCGTGGTCTGCGAGCCGCTGGAGGAAGTCGAACTGGAAGTCCCCGAGTCGTCCATGACGGCAGTGCTTTCGACATTGACGCGGCACGGCGGCCTGCCGCGGACGCCATTGGCGCGCAACGGATCCGTGACGATCACGGCCGTGCTGCCGACGGCCCGGCTCCGGGAGTTCCAACGCCTGCTGCCCGGGCTGACCGGCGGCGAGGGGGTGCTGACGGCGAACTTCGCCGGCTACAGCTCCTTGCGGAACCAGTGA